In Rhizobium sp. CIAT894, the following are encoded in one genomic region:
- a CDS encoding ABC transporter substrate-binding protein produces the protein MPINLRGLAISLVLTLVSAFSAHAAASCGDNSGKPATGEPIVIGAITGKTGPDDFSNSTKAAKAYFDCLNANGGIKGRPVKYLVEDDQWNPEIAAQLAAKIVNDEKAVLMVGNSSFVECGANAEFYKKSGILVVAGVGVPRECFFAENYAPTNAGPRVSMLGAMGYALDKLSAKSVVCIGPNIPNVGTWSCDGIIQLAKEKGLKAETILMDPGTADSTSTVLQAAASKPDVIILGLPKGVTVPLLTAAEEQGLNQSIKFLSAASAYDLSVPGTIGAGWDGNFIVNMEFNDLEATTPDNQNWLAVMDQYGQKSDPRDTFAQAGYLSARIAEKALMTLDPGNITRETASAAVRQVKNFKSDIFCAPWYFGDGQSRHNANSTTRMAVSEAGKWKVVSDCAPSPDPELKDVRAFEKSAGLN, from the coding sequence ATGCCTATCAATCTGAGAGGACTGGCAATCAGCCTTGTCCTGACGCTCGTTTCGGCGTTCAGCGCACATGCAGCCGCATCTTGCGGCGACAATAGCGGCAAGCCGGCGACCGGCGAGCCGATCGTGATCGGCGCCATCACCGGCAAGACCGGACCGGACGATTTTTCGAATTCGACCAAGGCGGCAAAGGCCTATTTCGATTGCCTGAACGCCAATGGCGGCATCAAGGGGCGGCCGGTCAAATATCTGGTCGAGGACGACCAGTGGAATCCGGAAATCGCCGCACAGCTGGCAGCCAAAATCGTCAATGACGAGAAGGCCGTGCTGATGGTCGGCAATTCAAGCTTCGTCGAATGCGGCGCCAATGCCGAGTTCTACAAGAAGTCGGGTATTCTCGTCGTCGCCGGCGTCGGTGTTCCACGTGAATGCTTCTTCGCGGAAAACTACGCGCCCACCAATGCCGGTCCGCGCGTCTCGATGCTCGGCGCCATGGGATATGCGCTTGATAAGCTGAGCGCAAAGTCGGTCGTCTGCATCGGCCCGAATATTCCGAACGTCGGAACCTGGTCCTGCGACGGCATCATCCAGCTCGCCAAGGAGAAAGGCCTGAAGGCCGAGACGATCCTGATGGATCCCGGCACCGCCGATTCCACATCGACCGTCCTGCAGGCCGCGGCGTCCAAGCCGGATGTGATCATCCTCGGCCTGCCCAAGGGCGTGACCGTGCCGCTTCTGACCGCCGCCGAAGAACAGGGTCTCAACCAGAGCATCAAGTTCCTGAGCGCAGCTTCGGCCTATGACCTGTCGGTGCCGGGTACGATCGGCGCCGGCTGGGACGGTAATTTCATCGTCAACATGGAGTTCAACGATCTCGAAGCGACGACGCCCGATAACCAGAACTGGCTCGCCGTCATGGACCAGTATGGCCAGAAATCCGACCCGCGCGATACTTTCGCCCAGGCCGGCTATCTCTCGGCCCGCATCGCCGAAAAAGCGCTGATGACGCTCGATCCCGGCAACATCACCCGTGAGACCGCATCGGCGGCCGTACGCCAGGTCAAGAACTTCAAGAGCGATATCTTCTGCGCTCCCTGGTACTTCGGCGACGGCCAGTCGCGCCACAATGCCAATTCGACGACGCGCATGGCGGTCAGCGAAGCCGGCAAGTGGAAGGTCGTCTCCGATTGCGCGCCGTCACCCGATCCGGAGCTGAAGGACGTCCGCGCCTTCGAAAAGTCCGCCGGCCTCAACTGA
- a CDS encoding MocE family 2Fe-2S type ferredoxin: MTWVSAGKLDDIEQEGAIRFDHGGRTYAVYRGPDDSVYCTAGLCTHEAIHLADGLVMDFEVECPKHSGAFDYRTGEALRLPACENLKTYPAEVVDGEVRVALI; this comes from the coding sequence ATGACCTGGGTTTCAGCTGGCAAGCTTGACGACATCGAGCAGGAGGGAGCCATCCGCTTCGACCATGGCGGGCGCACCTACGCGGTCTACCGCGGGCCGGATGACAGCGTCTATTGCACCGCGGGGCTCTGCACCCACGAGGCGATCCATCTCGCGGACGGATTGGTCATGGATTTCGAGGTGGAATGCCCCAAGCATTCCGGCGCCTTCGACTATCGCACCGGCGAGGCCCTGAGACTTCCGGCCTGCGAGAACCTTAAGACTTATCCGGCCGAAGTGGTCGATGGCGAGGTTCGCGTGGCTCTGATCTGA
- the hpaR gene encoding homoprotocatechuate degradation operon regulator HpaR — protein MSNRQQNQVEIPSSPMSRPQERRRSLAIGLLRAREAVMSHFRPIIAAHDVTEQQWRVIRVLSEAGTLDASEVADKASILAPSLTRMIRSLEERGFITKHKDKADGRRVLLRITPAGQATVDEVMPESLKVYADIGARFGTDRVEQLLDMLDELAALKLEGVPSSEE, from the coding sequence ATGAGCAACAGGCAGCAAAATCAAGTCGAAATACCATCCTCACCGATGAGCCGGCCGCAGGAGCGCCGGAGATCCCTGGCGATTGGGCTTTTGCGCGCCCGCGAAGCGGTGATGAGCCATTTTCGGCCGATCATTGCTGCTCATGACGTCACCGAGCAGCAATGGCGGGTCATCCGTGTGCTGTCCGAAGCCGGAACGCTCGATGCAAGCGAAGTGGCCGACAAGGCCTCGATCCTGGCGCCAAGCCTGACGCGTATGATCCGCTCGCTGGAGGAGCGTGGTTTCATCACCAAGCACAAGGACAAGGCCGACGGCCGGCGGGTGCTGTTGCGGATTACGCCTGCAGGGCAGGCAACCGTCGATGAAGTCATGCCGGAGAGCCTCAAGGTCTATGCCGATATCGGCGCGCGTTTCGGTACCGATCGGGTCGAGCAATTGCTTGACATGCTCGACGAGTTGGCCGCGTTGAAGCTGGAAGGCGTGCCGAGCAGCGAGGAATGA
- a CDS encoding TIM barrel protein: MQSLLVFQSLWAMELRSSRRTDPTLEESISQIAEAGFDGVSAHWNDREYVRRLHALLSHHGLRAEGQCFPKTVDDLKPVLENAAEFGVHHICLQPDICLRRIDDCLPLLEGWQRLGEDAGIPVFIETHRDRMTTDLFFTLDLLDRLPDLRLLGDISHFLVGREFAWPVSEENHGMIHRILDSSWAFHGRVASREQVQIEISYPHHRPCVDLFLGWWEYGFRSWRKRAAASDSLAFVCELGPKPYAITGRDGEDSTDRWEEALMLQRYARDLWSKLTTEP, encoded by the coding sequence ATGCAGTCACTACTGGTCTTTCAATCGCTCTGGGCGATGGAACTGCGCAGCAGCAGGCGCACTGACCCCACCCTTGAGGAGAGCATCAGCCAAATTGCTGAAGCGGGCTTCGACGGAGTGAGCGCGCATTGGAACGATCGGGAATATGTGCGGCGCCTTCACGCACTCCTGAGCCACCATGGCCTCCGGGCCGAAGGTCAGTGCTTCCCGAAGACCGTAGATGACCTCAAGCCGGTCCTCGAAAACGCCGCCGAGTTCGGTGTTCACCACATCTGCCTTCAGCCAGACATCTGCTTGCGTCGGATCGACGACTGTCTGCCACTGCTGGAAGGCTGGCAGCGGCTGGGGGAGGACGCGGGGATTCCGGTCTTCATCGAGACGCATCGCGATCGAATGACGACCGACCTCTTCTTCACACTCGACTTGCTGGATCGACTGCCGGATTTGCGGTTGTTGGGCGATATCTCGCACTTCCTGGTCGGCCGCGAATTTGCCTGGCCCGTGTCGGAAGAGAACCATGGCATGATCCATCGAATCCTCGACAGCTCCTGGGCATTCCACGGGCGCGTGGCTTCGCGAGAGCAGGTGCAGATAGAAATCTCATACCCGCATCATCGGCCTTGCGTCGATCTCTTTCTGGGCTGGTGGGAATACGGCTTTCGGAGTTGGCGAAAGCGCGCTGCCGCGAGCGACAGTCTCGCCTTTGTCTGCGAACTCGGCCCGAAACCATACGCGATCACAGGCCGCGACGGAGAAGACTCCACCGATCGTTGGGAGGAGGCGCTTATGCTGCAGCGATACGCCCGCGATTTGTGGTCCAAGCTCACCACTGAACCCTGA
- a CDS encoding sterol desaturase family protein, translating to MDDLQYGTRNKRGDWAPNQPVQNAPLFLFPTRLLAILKWLPHYFFPWNMIFAASAVAYWAWVIPPIETMQMIGFGWIAWLYAVNAICVFLFYGAFELHLYILKRQENRFKYNGKFPAGQKSKAFWFESQNLDNILRTFLSGVTIWTAVEAGMLWAYANGYAPWLSFAENPWTLAVVALVVPIIHEFHFFCIHRLIHTPLLYKWVHSVHHNSVNPSPWSSLSMHPVEHLLYFGTAFYHLILPSNPIIMLYQLHYAGFGAIPGHVGFDKVEIGEDRLVDSHAYAHYLHHKYFEVNYGDALIPLDKWFGTWHDGSPEGEAQMQERYRRRKEKLAARKARVEMGGAAE from the coding sequence ATGGACGACCTGCAGTATGGAACGCGCAACAAGCGCGGAGACTGGGCGCCGAACCAGCCCGTTCAAAACGCACCGCTTTTTCTGTTTCCCACGCGGCTGCTGGCAATTCTGAAGTGGTTGCCGCATTACTTTTTTCCCTGGAACATGATCTTCGCTGCCTCAGCTGTCGCCTATTGGGCATGGGTCATTCCGCCGATTGAGACGATGCAGATGATCGGCTTCGGCTGGATCGCCTGGCTGTACGCAGTCAATGCGATCTGCGTGTTTCTGTTCTACGGCGCCTTCGAACTCCATCTTTACATCCTGAAGCGCCAGGAAAATCGCTTCAAATACAATGGCAAGTTCCCGGCCGGGCAGAAGAGCAAGGCGTTCTGGTTCGAAAGCCAGAATCTCGACAATATTTTGCGAACCTTCCTGTCTGGCGTCACCATCTGGACCGCGGTCGAGGCCGGAATGCTCTGGGCCTATGCCAACGGCTACGCACCCTGGCTCAGCTTCGCGGAAAATCCGTGGACGCTGGCAGTTGTCGCGCTCGTGGTGCCGATCATCCACGAGTTTCACTTCTTCTGCATTCACCGGCTCATCCACACGCCGCTTCTCTACAAGTGGGTTCACTCGGTTCACCATAATTCGGTCAACCCTTCGCCCTGGTCGTCGCTGTCGATGCATCCGGTCGAGCATCTGCTCTATTTCGGAACGGCTTTCTATCACCTGATCCTGCCCTCCAACCCGATCATCATGCTCTACCAGCTGCATTATGCCGGTTTCGGAGCCATTCCAGGCCATGTCGGCTTCGATAAGGTCGAGATCGGCGAAGACAGACTGGTCGATAGCCACGCCTATGCGCATTACCTCCACCACAAGTACTTCGAGGTGAACTACGGCGACGCTCTGATCCCGCTCGATAAGTGGTTCGGCACCTGGCACGACGGCTCGCCCGAAGGCGAAGCGCAGATGCAGGAACGCTACCGCAGGCGGAAGGAAAAACTCGCCGCCCGCAAAGCTCGCGTAGAAATGGGAGGAGCAGCCGAATGA
- a CDS encoding aldehyde dehydrogenase family protein yields the protein MKQYTLLIGGETVAITHHAAVTNPSNGEIVGYMPLAREADLDQAVAAAAAAFKGWSATSNEERAGACRAIAEKISEHAEELAQILTREQGKPLNGLGSRFEIGGALAWTRHTAELDLPVEILQDDHEGRVELHRKPIGVVGSITPWNWPVMIACWHIMPAVRAGNTVVIKPSPLTPLSTIRLVEIINEVLPPGVVNVITGENSIGAALSAHPGIAKMTFTGSTETGKKIMASAVATLKRLTLELGGNDAGIVLPDADPKAIVEGLFWGAFINNGQTCAALKRLYVHDSIYEEVCRGLADYTAKIVVGDGLDEASILGPVQNEMQLNKVRELVDDARARGGRVLTGGAPLERPGYFYPITLVADVDHGVRLVDEEQFGPALPIIRYSDLDEVIARANQNPAGLGGSVWSADVEKAKRYAMQLECGSVWINKHGAIQPNAPFGGVKQSGIGVEFGAEGLKEFTTIQTVLS from the coding sequence GTGAAGCAGTATACCCTGCTCATCGGTGGCGAAACTGTCGCCATAACCCACCATGCGGCGGTTACCAATCCGTCGAACGGCGAAATCGTCGGCTACATGCCGCTTGCTCGGGAAGCCGATCTCGACCAGGCCGTTGCCGCCGCAGCAGCAGCTTTCAAAGGCTGGTCGGCGACGTCGAACGAAGAACGCGCAGGGGCTTGCCGGGCAATTGCGGAAAAGATCAGCGAGCATGCCGAAGAGCTGGCGCAGATCCTCACCCGGGAGCAGGGCAAGCCGCTCAACGGCCTCGGATCCCGCTTCGAAATCGGCGGCGCGCTTGCCTGGACACGGCATACGGCCGAACTCGACCTGCCCGTCGAGATCCTGCAGGACGATCATGAGGGCCGCGTCGAGCTGCATCGCAAGCCGATCGGCGTGGTGGGCTCGATCACGCCCTGGAACTGGCCCGTGATGATCGCCTGCTGGCACATCATGCCGGCGGTGCGTGCCGGCAATACCGTCGTCATCAAACCGTCGCCGCTGACGCCGCTCTCGACCATCCGTCTCGTCGAGATCATCAACGAGGTGCTGCCGCCCGGCGTCGTCAACGTGATCACCGGCGAAAACAGCATTGGTGCCGCCCTTTCCGCCCATCCCGGCATTGCCAAGATGACCTTCACCGGCTCGACCGAGACCGGCAAGAAAATCATGGCCTCGGCGGTGGCCACCCTGAAGAGGCTGACGCTGGAGCTCGGCGGCAACGATGCGGGCATCGTGCTGCCCGACGCCGACCCGAAGGCCATCGTCGAGGGCCTGTTCTGGGGCGCCTTCATCAATAACGGCCAGACCTGCGCCGCACTGAAACGCCTCTATGTGCATGACAGCATTTATGAGGAGGTCTGCCGGGGCCTTGCCGACTACACCGCCAAGATCGTCGTCGGTGACGGCCTGGATGAGGCAAGCATTCTCGGCCCGGTGCAGAACGAGATGCAGCTCAACAAGGTACGCGAACTCGTCGACGATGCGCGCGCCCGTGGTGGCCGTGTCCTGACCGGCGGCGCGCCGCTGGAACGGCCCGGTTATTTCTATCCGATCACCCTCGTTGCCGATGTCGACCACGGCGTGCGGCTGGTCGATGAGGAGCAGTTCGGTCCGGCCTTGCCGATCATCCGCTACAGCGATCTCGACGAGGTGATCGCCCGCGCCAATCAGAATCCGGCCGGCCTCGGCGGCTCGGTCTGGTCTGCCGATGTCGAAAAGGCGAAGCGCTATGCGATGCAGCTCGAATGCGGTTCGGTCTGGATCAACAAGCACGGCGCGATCCAGCCCAACGCGCCCTTCGGCGGCGTCAAACAATCCGGCATCGGCGTCGAATTCGGTGCCGAGGGGCTGAAGGAGTTCACGACGATCCAGACGGTGTTGAGCTGA
- a CDS encoding FAD-dependent oxidoreductase — translation MDGIVIVGAGEAGTRAAFALRETGFSGNVTLVGTEPHLPYERPPLSKPLNGTVQMKPICGSEALHAAGIEYVQGVSASRLDAQVQSVVLSDGRTLPYDKLLLATGARPRRLTCPGAERAFDFRTYADAASVFSRGDAGKKIAIIGGGLIGMELAAVLRGKGSAVSVIEAAPKPLGRAVPPRFAAKLHARHQDEGVAFHLGQGVAEITDDAVVLANGDAVPADVVVAAIGVQPDVALAETAGLAIGNGILTDDCLRTSDPNIFAAGDCAAVAQPGGGHIRFESWRNARSQAETASRNMAGGEGAFTAIPWFWSDQYDLGLQVAGLPLPGHQSVVRTSGEGELEFYLDDGRLVAAASLGIGNGLAKDIKLAEMLIAAGINPDPEALADPTFNLKALLRSARAA, via the coding sequence ATGGACGGAATCGTCATCGTCGGCGCGGGAGAAGCCGGCACGCGCGCAGCCTTCGCGCTGCGAGAAACGGGATTTTCCGGCAACGTCACGCTGGTCGGCACGGAACCGCACTTGCCTTACGAGCGGCCGCCGCTCTCGAAGCCATTGAATGGCACGGTGCAGATGAAGCCGATCTGCGGCTCCGAAGCACTACACGCGGCGGGAATCGAATATGTTCAAGGCGTTTCGGCGTCGAGGCTGGATGCACAGGTGCAATCCGTCGTTTTGAGCGATGGCCGGACGCTCCCCTATGACAAGCTTCTGCTCGCCACCGGCGCCCGTCCGCGGCGACTGACATGCCCTGGGGCGGAGCGCGCATTCGACTTCCGCACCTATGCGGACGCAGCAAGTGTCTTCTCTCGTGGGGACGCCGGCAAAAAAATCGCAATTATCGGCGGCGGCCTGATCGGAATGGAGCTTGCAGCCGTGCTGCGCGGAAAAGGCAGTGCCGTCAGCGTCATCGAAGCTGCGCCGAAGCCGCTGGGACGCGCAGTCCCCCCGCGCTTTGCAGCTAAACTCCACGCCAGGCATCAGGATGAAGGCGTCGCATTCCATCTTGGCCAGGGCGTGGCCGAAATCACTGACGACGCCGTTGTTCTCGCCAATGGCGACGCGGTGCCGGCCGACGTCGTTGTCGCAGCTATCGGCGTCCAGCCGGATGTGGCGCTCGCGGAAACGGCGGGGCTCGCGATAGGAAACGGCATCCTGACCGACGATTGCCTGCGCACGAGCGACCCGAATATTTTCGCGGCAGGTGATTGCGCTGCGGTGGCTCAGCCGGGCGGAGGACATATCCGGTTCGAAAGCTGGCGGAATGCCCGCAGCCAAGCGGAAACTGCGTCCCGCAACATGGCTGGCGGCGAGGGCGCTTTCACCGCCATCCCTTGGTTCTGGTCTGATCAGTATGATCTCGGGTTGCAGGTGGCGGGTCTGCCGCTGCCCGGGCATCAGAGCGTCGTGCGGACGTCCGGCGAGGGCGAATTGGAATTCTACCTTGATGACGGGCGTCTTGTCGCTGCGGCCAGCCTCGGCATCGGCAATGGCTTGGCCAAGGACATCAAATTGGCCGAGATGTTGATTGCCGCGGGGATCAACCCCGACCCGGAAGCCCTGGCCGACCCCACCTTCAACCTTAAAGCTCTTCTGAGAAGCGCGCGAGCCGCCTGA
- a CDS encoding helix-turn-helix domain-containing protein has protein sequence MDLLQNRSLVDRTWSPTPYDQWVDDLHSICGNFNPHTMERGDKVIGTASRIDVCGMEFAHVSNDLDYVHRGWDDIRRDAHEHLFLILQLEGACGVEHSGQQNILDVGECILVDSTRPTTFHFRGHFSNHLSLHLPRQLMYSERKVDFDVARKLVASDPMAMMLRALIAKMMTTPESEAASPHLRQLMFDTTRQAFLSTDIEPASLNSLHESAGRRMQMVDILIDKHLTESDLSAKWLATRLGVSIRTLQQDFQGMGMTCTTVIRDKRLRFAREKIEQLKEQRNATTIAEVAYSAGFNDISYFNRSFKDLFDCAPSELLRAGEPAPKMA, from the coding sequence TTGGACCTGTTGCAGAACCGCAGCCTTGTCGATCGGACCTGGTCGCCGACACCTTACGATCAATGGGTGGATGATCTCCACAGCATCTGCGGCAATTTCAACCCGCATACGATGGAGCGCGGCGACAAGGTGATAGGCACAGCGAGCCGCATCGACGTCTGCGGCATGGAGTTTGCCCATGTCTCCAACGATCTCGATTACGTCCATCGTGGCTGGGACGATATTCGCCGGGATGCGCACGAGCATCTGTTCCTGATCCTGCAGCTCGAGGGTGCCTGCGGGGTGGAACACTCCGGCCAGCAGAACATTCTTGACGTCGGCGAATGCATTCTGGTCGATTCCACCCGGCCGACCACATTCCATTTTCGCGGCCACTTTTCCAACCATCTCTCCCTGCATCTGCCGCGGCAATTGATGTATTCGGAGCGCAAGGTGGATTTCGACGTCGCTCGCAAGCTTGTGGCAAGCGATCCGATGGCGATGATGCTGCGGGCGCTGATCGCCAAGATGATGACGACGCCGGAAAGCGAGGCGGCTTCTCCGCATCTGCGCCAATTGATGTTCGACACGACGCGCCAGGCATTTCTGTCGACCGACATCGAGCCGGCAAGCCTGAATTCCCTGCATGAGAGCGCCGGCCGGCGCATGCAGATGGTCGATATCCTGATCGACAAGCACCTGACCGAGAGCGATCTCAGCGCCAAATGGCTGGCGACGAGGCTCGGCGTGTCGATCCGCACGCTGCAGCAGGATTTCCAGGGAATGGGCATGACCTGCACGACCGTTATTCGCGACAAGCGGCTGCGCTTCGCGCGGGAAAAGATCGAGCAGCTGAAGGAGCAGCGCAACGCCACAACCATCGCCGAAGTCGCCTATTCGGCCGGCTTCAACGACATTTCCTATTTTAATCGCAGCTTCAAGGACCTGTTCGATTGCGCCCCGAGCGAGCTGCTTCGCGCCGGCGAACCGGCGCCAAAGATGGCCTGA
- a CDS encoding GMC family oxidoreductase N-terminal domain-containing protein → MTTYDYIIVGGGSSGCVLANRMSENPAHKVLLIESGRRDADPWIHIPATFFKVLGKGIDIHPYASNPDKGLNGRPSIVPQGNVLGGGSSVNAMIYIRGHRNDYDTWSQMGCQGWSYDDVLPAFRSLESNERLNGQFHGRKGGLHVSDPRHRHPLSEAFVKAATEIGIPHNDDFNGPDQAGVGFYQSTTHGGRRWSSAQAFLREAEKRPNLTVLTERKVARVLFEGQRAAGVELLDGTTFKASREIALTSGAIATPKILQLSGIGDGAHLASLGIKVVADLPGVGANYQDHLEVPVQGETHEPISILGHDKGLRAAGHMLRYLTSHRGLLSSNVVECGGFVDTSGTGQPDVQFHVLPVLIGFVDREPEPGHGLSIGPCYLRPRSRGWIRLKSADPREQTDFNANLLSDPADIETLVRGVETAIRILDAPALAKLVKRRVLPKPGIEKDPEALRDYIRQSAKTVFHPAGTARMGRADDRMAVVGPDLKVRGVEGLRICDASVMPTLVSGNTNAPTMMIAAKAAAFMTGKAISG, encoded by the coding sequence ATGACGACTTACGATTACATCATCGTCGGAGGCGGATCCTCGGGCTGCGTGCTGGCCAACCGCATGTCGGAAAACCCGGCGCACAAGGTGCTGCTGATCGAGTCCGGCCGCCGCGACGCCGATCCGTGGATCCATATCCCCGCCACCTTCTTCAAGGTGCTGGGCAAGGGGATCGATATCCATCCCTATGCATCGAACCCCGACAAGGGGCTGAACGGCCGGCCGAGCATCGTCCCGCAGGGCAATGTGCTTGGCGGCGGCAGCTCGGTCAACGCGATGATCTATATTCGCGGCCATCGCAACGACTACGACACCTGGTCGCAGATGGGCTGCCAGGGCTGGTCCTATGACGACGTGCTTCCGGCCTTCCGCTCGCTGGAAAGCAACGAGCGGCTGAACGGCCAGTTCCATGGCAGGAAGGGCGGCCTGCACGTCTCCGATCCGCGCCACCGGCATCCGCTGAGCGAGGCCTTCGTCAAGGCGGCGACCGAAATCGGCATTCCCCACAATGACGATTTCAACGGCCCCGATCAGGCGGGTGTCGGTTTCTATCAGAGCACCACCCATGGCGGCCGGCGCTGGAGTTCGGCCCAGGCTTTCCTGCGCGAAGCAGAGAAGCGGCCGAACCTCACCGTGCTGACCGAGCGCAAGGTGGCGCGCGTCCTGTTCGAGGGGCAGAGGGCGGCCGGCGTCGAACTGCTCGACGGCACGACTTTCAAGGCGTCGCGCGAAATCGCGCTCACATCGGGCGCCATCGCCACACCGAAGATCCTGCAATTGTCCGGTATCGGCGACGGCGCGCATCTTGCTTCGCTCGGCATCAAGGTCGTCGCCGACCTGCCTGGTGTCGGCGCCAACTATCAGGATCATCTCGAAGTGCCGGTGCAGGGCGAAACGCACGAGCCGATCTCGATCCTCGGCCATGACAAGGGCCTGCGCGCTGCCGGCCACATGCTGCGGTACCTCACATCGCATCGCGGGCTGCTGTCGTCCAATGTCGTCGAATGCGGCGGCTTCGTCGATACTTCGGGCACCGGTCAGCCGGATGTGCAGTTCCATGTGCTGCCCGTGCTGATCGGCTTCGTCGATCGCGAACCTGAACCAGGTCACGGCCTCAGCATCGGGCCTTGTTACCTCAGGCCGCGGTCGCGCGGCTGGATCAGGCTGAAGAGCGCCGACCCCAGGGAGCAGACGGATTTCAACGCCAACCTGCTCTCCGATCCCGCCGATATCGAAACCCTGGTGCGCGGCGTCGAAACGGCGATCCGCATCCTTGATGCGCCGGCCCTTGCCAAGCTGGTCAAGCGCCGCGTGCTGCCGAAGCCCGGCATCGAAAAGGATCCGGAGGCGCTCCGCGATTACATCAGGCAGTCGGCCAAAACCGTGTTTCATCCGGCGGGAACGGCCCGCATGGGCCGCGCCGACGATCGCATGGCCGTCGTCGGACCCGACCTCAAGGTGCGCGGCGTCGAGGGGCTGCGTATCTGCGACGCCTCGGTGATGCCGACGCTGGTCTCGGGCAACACCAACGCGCCGACGATGATGATCGCGGCAAAGGCCGCAGCATTCATGACAGGAAAGGCGATTTCCGGCTGA
- a CDS encoding S-(hydroxymethyl)glutathione dehydrogenase/class III alcohol dehydrogenase: MDVRAAVAVQAGKPLEVMTVQLEGPKAGEVLVEVKATGICHTDDFTLSGADPEGLFPAILGHEGAGVVVDVGPGVTSVKKGDHVIPLYTPECRECYSCLSRKTNLCTAIRSTQGQGLMPDGTSRFSIGKDKIHHYMGCSTFANYTVLPEIALAKINPDAPFDKVCYIGCGVTTGIGAVINTAKVEIGSTAIVFGLGGIGLNVLQGLRLAGADMIIGVDINPDRKEWGEKFGMTHFVNPKEVGDDIVPYLVNMTKRNGDLIGGADYTFDCTGNTKVMRQALEASHRGWGKSVIIGVAGAGQEISTRPFQLVTGRNWMGTAFGGARGRTDVPKIVDWYMQGKIQIDPMITHTMPLDDINKGFELMHQGESIRGVVVY; this comes from the coding sequence ATGGACGTTCGCGCCGCCGTAGCCGTTCAGGCCGGCAAACCGCTTGAAGTGATGACCGTGCAGCTGGAAGGGCCGAAGGCCGGCGAGGTGCTGGTCGAGGTCAAGGCGACCGGCATCTGCCACACCGACGACTTCACGCTCTCGGGCGCCGATCCGGAAGGCCTGTTTCCGGCCATCCTCGGCCATGAGGGTGCGGGCGTCGTCGTCGATGTCGGCCCCGGCGTCACCTCGGTCAAGAAGGGCGACCATGTCATCCCGCTCTACACGCCGGAATGCCGCGAATGTTATTCCTGCCTTTCCCGCAAGACCAATCTCTGCACCGCGATCCGCTCGACCCAGGGCCAGGGTCTGATGCCGGATGGCACCTCGCGTTTCTCGATCGGCAAGGACAAGATCCATCACTATATGGGCTGCTCGACCTTCGCCAATTACACCGTGCTGCCGGAGATCGCGCTCGCCAAGATCAATCCCGACGCGCCGTTCGACAAGGTCTGCTACATCGGCTGCGGCGTCACCACAGGCATCGGCGCCGTCATCAACACCGCCAAGGTCGAGATCGGATCGACCGCGATCGTCTTCGGTCTCGGCGGCATCGGCCTCAACGTGCTGCAGGGCCTGCGCCTTGCCGGCGCCGACATGATCATCGGCGTCGACATCAACCCGGATCGCAAGGAATGGGGCGAGAAGTTCGGCATGACGCATTTCGTCAATCCGAAGGAGGTCGGCGACGACATCGTTCCCTATCTGGTCAACATGACCAAGCGCAACGGCGACCTGATCGGCGGCGCCGACTACACCTTCGACTGCACCGGCAACACCAAGGTGATGCGCCAGGCGCTGGAAGCCAGCCACCGCGGCTGGGGCAAATCGGTCATCATCGGGGTGGCCGGCGCCGGCCAGGAGATCTCGACGCGGCCGTTCCAGCTGGTCACCGGCCGCAACTGGATGGGCACCGCCTTCGGCGGCGCGCGTGGCCGCACCGACGTTCCGAAGATCGTCGACTGGTACATGCAGGGCAAGATCCAGATCGATCCGATGATCACCCATACGATGCCGCTCGACGACATCAACAAGGGCTTCGAGCTGATGCATCAGGGCGAAAGCATCCGCGGCGTGGTGGTCTATTGA